Proteins encoded within one genomic window of Cryptococcus neoformans var. grubii H99 chromosome 4, complete sequence:
- a CDS encoding GTPase — protein MRHIAPIRLPVHPLRQLAARGYASRPLDIDHVEDPDFEDVVGELKRRRRKADAKRRQYGASFIDHAIVTVRGGKGGNGAAALEASLRGPLFPSGGNGAQGGSVYITTSPELTSLATVKKRLIGGAGGPGGGAFKHGRKGEDLVVQVPVGTIVRELKREGEEERMEREEDELGLPDAEKKKKRWQRWFIAHPSTKGEVSEEEYAAGEDLLRREKRWIAHTPSFDHTPPFHLDITEPLDEPVLIASGGSGGLGNPFFPSPRLASRGTLPPTHTFEFELKLLADVGLVGFPNAGKSTILRALTGRRAEVAGYQFTTLNPQIGVVRVYEDGSWGVGKEEVVETWIEREREDLSRQTGSPFPASRIKKSQADKLERLRFTLSDNPGLLPMASQNVGLGHSFLRSIERSPVLAYVLDLTKPSPVQDLQVLKEELEAYKPGLSERAGVVVLNKGDAVPEEQGKKRVEDVTAFVDENKSGEVIVLSGRYGLGMERLVALLADRVEKARVERADMLDRERNAVKEEPISHWVSGFGLKRGD, from the exons ATGCGCCATATAGCACCCATACGCCTCCCTGTGCACCCGCTCCGGCAGCTCGCAGCGAGAGGGTATGCAAGCAGGCCGCTCGATATAGACCACGTCGAGGATCCGGACTTTGAGGATGTCGTGGGAGAGCTCAAGCGACGACGGAGAAAAGCAGATGCCAAGCGGCGCCAGTAC GGAGCGTCTTTCATAGACCATGCGATCGTCACTGTGCGCGGGGGCAAGGGCGGGAACGGCGCGGCGGCTCTCGAGGCGTCTCTTCGAGGACCGTTATTTCCCTCTGGCGGCAACGGCGCTCAAGGCGGATCGGTCTACATCACGACCTCTCCCGAGCTTACATCCCTCGCGACTGTGAAAAAACGTCTGATAGGGGGGGCTGGAGGTCCAGGCGGAGGAGCATTCAAGCACGGGCGGAAAGGCGAGGACCTGGTTGTCCAAGTCCCAGTGGGCACGATCGTGCGTGAGCtgaagagggaaggggaggaagagaggatggagagggaggaagatgaattgGGACTACCAGatgcggagaagaagaagaaacggTGGCAGAGATGGTTCATTGCACATCCATCGACCAAGGGCGAGGTcagcgaagaagagtatgCCGCTGGTGAAGACCTTTTACGTCGCGAGAAACGGTGGATCGCACATACACCCTCGTTTGACCACACTCCTCCCTTTCATCTCGACATTACCGAGCCGCTTGACGAGCCCGTCTTGATAGCCTCTGGCGGGTCCGGTGGACTGGGCAACCCGTTTTTCCCTTCACCAAGATTAGCATCCCGCGGCACCCTCCCGCCCACACACACATTCGAATTCGAGCTCAAACTCCTCGCCGACGTCGGTCTCGTCGGTTTCCCGAACGCTGGGAAATCAACCATCCTCCGTGCACTTACCGGGCGTCGTGCAGAGGTTGCAGGCTACCAATTCACGACGCTCAACCCGCAGATCGGCGTCGTCAGGGTGTACGAAGACGGTTCATGGGGCGTAGgcaaagaggaagtggtAGAAACATGGATTGAACGTGAACGGGAAGACCTCTCTCGCCAGACGGGGAGCCCATTCCCTGCATCGCGCATTAAAAAAAGCCAAGCGGACAAACTCGAGCGGCTCCGCTTCACCCTGTCAGATAACCCCGGTTTGTTACCTATGGCATCCCAAAACGTCGGTCTCGGTCACTCTTTCCTTCGATCCATCGAACGCTCCCCCGTCCTGGCATATGTCCTCGATTTGACAAAACCGTCCCCGGTACAAGATCTGCAAGTGctgaaagaagagcttgaagcttATAAACCCGGGTTGAGCGAGCGCGCGGGCGTGGTCGTGTTGAATAAAGGGGATGCAGTACCTGAAGAACAAGGCAAGAAGCGGGTGGAGGACGTCACCGCGTTTGTGGATGAGAATAAAAGTGGCGAGGTTATCGTCCTCAGCGGCAGGTACGGTCTCGGGATGGAGAGGCTCGTTGCTCTCCTAGCGGATAGGGTGGAAAAAGCGAGGGTTGAGAGGGCGGACATGCTGGACAGGGAGAGGAATGCGGTGAAGGAGGAACCGATCAGTCATTGGGTGAGCGGGTTTGGGTTGAAAAGGGGAGATTGA
- a CDS encoding pyruvate dehydrogenase E1 component subunit beta codes for MASRITRSLPRVLRAPAAPFSTSAASAKLVARNALLTTAAPIVPRSPSAFLLGGAQKRAASSDEGVTMMTVRDALNQAMEEEMIRDETVFVIGEEVARYNGAYKVTKGLLDKFGEDRVIDTPITEAGFTGMAVGAALAGLRPICEFMTWNFAMQSIDQIVNSGGKTHYMSGGNVPCPVVFRGPNGAAAGVAAQHSQDYCAWYGSVPGLKVISPWSASDCKGLLKSAIRDSNPVCFLENELLYGVQFPMTKEELSEDFLIPIGKAKVEKAGSDITIVAHSKMVTHSLEAAELLEKEEGIKVEVINLRSIRPLDIETIIESVKKTKHLITVEGGFPAFGVGSEILAQICESTAFDYLDAPPERITGADVPTPYAESLETMAFPDTPLITNVIRRHLYRQ; via the exons ATGGCTTCCAGGATCACACGCAGCCTCCCCCGCGTACTCCGCGCCCCCGCCGcccccttctccacctccgccGCCAGCGCAAAGCTCGTCGCCCGGAATGCCCTCctcaccaccgccgcccCCATCGTCCCCAGGAGCCCGTCCGCCTTCTTGCTCGGCGGCGCCCAGAAGAGGGCTGCCAGCTCCGACGAGGGTGTCACCATGATG ACTGTGCGAGACGCGCTCAACCAggcgatggaggaggagatgatcCGTGACGAGACCGTCTTTGTCATCGGTGAAGAGGTTGCCAGGTACAATGGTGCTTACAAG GTCACCAAGGGACTGCTGGACAAGTTTGGAGAGGACCGGGTTATCGAC ACCCCCATTACCGAGGCTGGTTTCACTGGTATGGCCGTCGGTGCCGCCCTTGCCGGTCTCCGACCCATTTGCGAGTTCA TGACATGGAACTTTGCCATGCAGTCTATCGACCAAATCGTCAACTCTGGTGGCAAGACCCACTACATGTCTGGCGGTAACGTCCCCTGTCCCGTCGTCTTCCGTGGTCCCAACGGTGCCGCTGCCGGTGTCGCTGCCCAGCACTCTCAGGACTACTGTGCGTGGTACGGAAGTGTCCCCGGTTTGAAGGTCATCTCCCCCTGGAGCGCTTCCGACTGCAAGGGCTTGTTGAAGAGCGCCATCAGGGATTCCAACCCT GTCTGTTTCCTCGAGAACGAGCTTCTCTACGGTGTCCAATTCCCAATGACCAAGGAAGAACTCTCCGAGGACTTCCTCATCCCTATCGGCAAGGCCAAGGTTGAAAAGGCTGGGTCCGACATCACCATCGTCGCCCACAGCAAGATGGTCACCCACTCTCTTGAGGCTGCCGAAttgttggagaaggaggagggtatCAAGGTCGAGGTCATCAACCTTAGGAGTATCAGGCCGTTGGACATTGAGACTATCATCGAGAGTGTGAAGAAGACCAAGCACTTGATCACTGTTGAGGGTGGTTTCCCTG CATTCGGTGTCGGTTCCGAGATCCTTGCCCAGATCTGCGAGTCTACCGCGTTCGACTACCTCGACGCTCCCCCTGAGCGAATCACCGGCGCTGACGTCCCCACACCC TACGCCGAGTCCCTCGAAACTATGGCTTTCCCCGACACACCCTTGATCACCAACGTTATCAGGCGTCATCTCT ACCGCCAATAG